The DNA segment ATCATATTCTATTCTCTCATCCCAAGTCAGATTGTTTCTGCCATTTACTTGGGCAAACCCCGTAATTCCTGGTAGAACAGTAAACCTTTTTCTCTGTCTTTCTGGGTAGTCTTCATATTTATGAGGATGATATGGTACTGGTGGTCTTGGACCAACGATACTCATTTCACCTTTTAATATATTTATAAGTTGTGGAATCTCATCTAAACTTGTCTTTCTTAAGAATCTTCCTACTTTTGTAATTCTTGAATCAGTTTCGCTAGTATATATACCTGAACCAATCTTTTC comes from the Tissierellales bacterium genome and includes:
- a CDS encoding sugar transferase, with amino-acid sequence MHFMKRVLDFILSLIVLIILFPIFLIIGIAIKIDSKGPIFFKQKRLGKDGKVFLIYKFRTMVDNAEKIGSGIYTSETDSRITKVGRFLRKTSLDEIPQLINILKGEMSIVGPRPPVPYHPHKYEDYPERQRKRFTVLPGITGFAQVNGRNNLTWDERIEYD